The nucleotide sequence GAGCCAGTGCTGTCATCACAGAACAGGACCTTGCCCTCGCCGTAGTCAACATATACGCCGATCATCTGGATCTTCTCCTGGGTGGCTGGGTGGATGGAGATCCGCTTGGAATTGGCGTCGTTGACCCTGAACACCTTCTGGTGGCACCCGATGGACCAGACCCCTCCCTCGGGTCTCAGCGTGCTCCTGGTGCTCTTCTCCGCATCGTTGGAGGCAACTCCCAGGTCCCATTCAGAGTTGCTGCCCACCTCCACCACCCAGTAGCACCGGCCAGAGGTGATCCCTTCCTCATCGCTGAGAGGTGGCTTCCCCATCACTGAGAGGACGGGCTCCGAAACCCCTCTGTCTCCAGAAGTGATCGTCCGCCCCTTAACACAGCGCACCGTGACCAGGTCAGGTGATACCTGGAGCATCGGGTGGGCAGTGTTGGGGTCCAGGGTCACAGCAACTGAAAGAGTCAACAGAGGTGGCGTTCAGGTTaaggacatagaaacagagacagtaggtgcaggaggaggctgggactatcacaacatttccaagtcattagacaggtacatggataggacaagtttagatggaTCTGGGGCAAACACGGGCAGGTACTActcagtgtaggtggggcatgtgggtaggtgggactagtgtagagggagtgcagcg is from Leucoraja erinacea ecotype New England unplaced genomic scaffold, Leri_hhj_1 Leri_926S, whole genome shotgun sequence and encodes:
- the LOC129695048 gene encoding ret finger protein-like 1, with the protein product MDRIRNAAVAVTLDPNTAHPMLQVSPDLVTVRCVKGRTITSGDRGVSEPVLSVMGKPPLSDEEGITSGRCYWVVEVGSNSEWDLGVASNDAEKSTRSTLRPEGGVWSIGCHQKVFRVNDANSKRISIHPATQEKIQMIGVYVDYGEGKVLFCDDSTGSHLHSFSDWTFKGGGSSPSSTYLLQGTH